From the genome of Streptococcus marmotae, one region includes:
- a CDS encoding sigma-54-dependent Fis family transcriptional regulator produces MKQIRLLGIAPYEELNHSMFITAKDFEEIAIDIYTADLSEGQQLAQSLAHKDYDAIISRGGTASMIQEVASIPVFDVSISIYDILSAIKLANNYTQHIAIVAYSSITKTAHLICDVLQYNIKIITLESPEQADLVLDDLKREHFDLVLCDAITNQTALKKSMNTLLITSGVESITNAYQQAITFVKYLNTIKKDNYLLHQIIQNQSQQVLILSQQGDVIISNVEASLQKSIKLLLSKKNLEKQNQFYHTHKGQTYQIKVHSFYTDNNSYWHCDIKVNTPPITGKRFGVHFISQKEAEEAISKKLLSTSFIQEKNRELTKNLLKHYNTMLIFGESGTAKTSLAYSAFLQMKQHKQNLISIDCHQLNERLWKYLSNNNNGLLLEADNTLLLTHIDKLNIPICQQLIQFIKDSNFLRHNNLLMTYNTKIKGDPFGIFEHIVSELNCASLYSPSLAERHNEFTSIITLFLNKIKIECNSQVIGLEPEALERLQNFHWSENLSQLERVITKLVLSTQSYYISEHQVSELLQEERRHINSLTMIQSEIPIIPHLIEEKTLFDYSRDIILATLEQNKGNQTKTAKQLGISRTTLWRYIKYN; encoded by the coding sequence ATGAAACAAATTAGATTATTAGGAATCGCTCCCTACGAAGAGTTAAACCACTCAATGTTTATTACTGCAAAAGATTTTGAAGAGATTGCAATAGACATCTATACCGCCGACTTATCGGAAGGTCAGCAATTAGCTCAATCACTTGCTCATAAGGATTACGATGCCATTATTTCTAGAGGAGGGACTGCGAGCATGATTCAAGAGGTAGCTAGTATCCCAGTCTTTGATGTTTCCATCTCTATTTATGACATTTTGAGTGCAATCAAACTAGCAAATAACTATACTCAACATATCGCCATTGTTGCTTACTCAAGTATCACTAAAACCGCACACCTTATTTGTGATGTTTTGCAATATAATATCAAAATTATAACCTTGGAAAGTCCAGAACAAGCTGACTTAGTACTAGACGACCTTAAACGAGAACATTTTGATTTAGTTCTCTGTGATGCAATTACTAACCAGACTGCACTCAAAAAATCAATGAATACCCTACTTATTACTTCTGGTGTCGAAAGTATAACAAATGCTTATCAACAAGCAATTACATTTGTAAAATATCTCAATACAATAAAAAAGGATAATTATCTACTACATCAGATTATACAAAATCAATCGCAACAAGTTTTAATTCTTTCGCAACAAGGTGATGTAATTATTTCAAATGTAGAAGCAAGCCTGCAAAAATCTATCAAACTACTTCTCAGCAAAAAAAATCTAGAAAAACAAAACCAGTTTTATCATACACATAAGGGACAGACTTATCAAATTAAAGTACATAGTTTCTATACCGATAATAATTCATATTGGCACTGTGATATCAAAGTCAATACACCACCTATCACAGGGAAACGATTCGGTGTTCATTTCATTTCTCAAAAAGAAGCCGAAGAAGCTATTTCAAAAAAATTACTATCAACCTCATTCATACAAGAAAAAAATAGAGAGTTGACGAAGAATCTCCTAAAACATTATAATACAATGCTAATTTTTGGAGAAAGCGGAACCGCAAAAACCAGCCTAGCCTATTCCGCCTTTTTACAAATGAAACAGCATAAGCAGAATCTAATCAGTATCGACTGCCACCAATTAAATGAACGTCTTTGGAAATATCTATCAAATAATAATAATGGTTTATTACTTGAAGCTGATAACACTTTACTTTTAACACATATAGATAAGCTAAATATCCCTATCTGCCAGCAATTGATACAATTTATTAAAGATAGCAATTTTCTTAGACACAACAATCTTCTGATGACCTACAATACCAAAATCAAAGGAGATCCGTTCGGAATTTTTGAACACATTGTAAGTGAACTTAATTGTGCCAGTCTTTACTCACCATCACTAGCTGAACGGCATAATGAATTCACTAGCATCATAACTCTTTTTCTAAATAAGATTAAAATTGAATGTAACTCTCAAGTAATTGGATTAGAACCTGAAGCGCTGGAACGTCTACAAAATTTCCATTGGTCTGAAAATCTCTCTCAACTTGAACGAGTCATTACAAAATTAGTTCTTAGCACTCAATCATACTATATTTCTGAGCATCAAGTTTCCGAACTCTTACAAGAAGAGCGCCGTCATATCAATTCATTGACTATGATTCAATCGGAGATACCTATCATACCTCATTTGATTGAAGAAAAGACACTTTTTGACTATAGTAGAGATATTATCCTTGCGACTTTAGAGCAAAATAAGGGAAATCAAACAAAAACAGCTAAGCAACTGGGCATCAGCAGAACAACATTATGGAGATATATAAAATATAATTAA
- a CDS encoding formate/nitrite transporter family protein, which yields MYTIDKSIKKKADLIESNYWAYALRSIFASVYLALGIAIALYTADKLEHVAAGLGKFSYGLMFGWGLLMILYMNAELGTSNMMYMTVAIYRKVIPTKTALKILATCIFFNFVGAVIVCFLLAQTAPYSIGHVAMDSYLVQGTIAKLAKTPLTQFVEGIFANMVVNIAVFVFLKMKDDAGKAIAVIFIIFIFAFLGFEHVIANFSTFSLAFFSTGGTVEGMNLLSVLSNFLFSGLGNYVGGGLVIGLLYSWLNNQSTAYVD from the coding sequence ATGTATACAATTGATAAAAGTATCAAGAAGAAAGCTGACTTGATTGAAAGCAACTATTGGGCATATGCCCTTCGCTCTATTTTTGCGAGTGTCTATCTGGCACTTGGGATTGCCATTGCGCTTTACACAGCTGACAAGCTAGAACATGTGGCAGCAGGTCTCGGGAAATTTAGCTATGGTCTCATGTTTGGCTGGGGGCTCCTCATGATTCTTTATATGAATGCAGAGCTCGGCACATCGAATATGATGTATATGACGGTGGCTATTTATCGCAAGGTCATTCCAACCAAAACCGCTCTAAAGATTCTAGCAACCTGTATCTTCTTTAACTTTGTTGGTGCGGTCATCGTCTGCTTCTTACTAGCGCAAACTGCTCCATATTCCATTGGGCATGTGGCTATGGATAGCTATCTAGTGCAAGGTACCATTGCCAAGCTTGCCAAAACACCGCTCACTCAATTTGTCGAGGGAATTTTCGCCAATATGGTGGTCAATATCGCCGTCTTTGTCTTTCTAAAGATGAAGGATGATGCTGGAAAAGCGATTGCCGTCATTTTCATTATCTTTATCTTTGCCTTCCTTGGCTTTGAACACGTTATCGCCAACTTCTCAACCTTCTCTCTCGCCTTCTTCTCAACAGGTGGAACGGTGGAAGGTATGAATCTTCTCTCTGTCCTTTCTAATTTTCTCTTCTCAGGTCTTGGAAACTATGTCGGTGGTGGACTAGTCATCGGACTGCTTTATAGCTGGCTTAACAACCAATCAACCGCTTATGTGGACTAA
- the dltC gene encoding D-alanine--poly(phosphoribitol) ligase subunit DltC → MDIKAEVIEIIDELFMEDVSDMMDEDLFDAGVLDSMGTVELIVEIEARFDIRVPVSEFGRDDWNTANKIIDGITELRNA, encoded by the coding sequence ATGGATATTAAAGCAGAAGTCATCGAAATTATTGATGAATTATTTATGGAAGATGTGTCAGATATGATGGATGAGGACTTGTTTGATGCAGGTGTCTTGGATAGTATGGGAACCGTTGAATTGATTGTCGAGATTGAAGCTCGCTTTGATATTCGTGTCCCAGTATCTGAATTTGGCCGTGATGATTGGAATACGGCAAACAAGATTATCGACGGCATTACGGAGTTACGAAATGCTTAA
- the dltD gene encoding D-alanyl-lipoteichoic acid biosynthesis protein DltD — translation MLKRLWLILGPVFCAALLVVLLLVFYPTHLRHNFELEKRSAVTLTARSFKGRTQKVRALTDPDHRFVPFFGSSEWLRFDSMHPSVLAEKYDRPYRPYLLGQRGAASLNQYFGMQQMLPELEGKTVVYVISPQWFTKKGYDSSAFQQYFNSDQLTSFLSQQAGDEAAQHAAERILQLYPNVTMADIVKKVVQKETLSSSEKQFISLMARFHKRQDYFFSSLTSENTGNFEQKVLPELNQLPDQFSYEELEKVAIQEARGCTKSNDLGIDDRFYKHRLKKDIKKLKGSQKKLSYIQSPEYNDLQLVLQLFAQSKMKVLFVIPPVNEKWMAYTGLREEMYQQTVAKIKYQLESQGFTNIADFSTDGGKTYFMEDTIHIGWLGWLEFDKVVDPFITSSEPAPSYQLNPAFFSKEWADYDGDVTNFSTK, via the coding sequence ATGCTTAAACGCTTATGGCTCATTTTAGGCCCGGTCTTTTGTGCAGCCTTGCTGGTTGTCTTGTTATTGGTTTTTTATCCGACCCATCTTCGTCACAATTTTGAGCTTGAAAAACGCTCGGCAGTCACCCTAACGGCTCGGAGTTTCAAAGGACGGACCCAGAAAGTCCGTGCCTTGACGGATCCTGACCACCGCTTTGTTCCTTTTTTTGGCTCCAGCGAATGGCTGCGTTTTGATAGCATGCATCCGTCTGTTTTAGCTGAAAAATATGACCGTCCTTATCGTCCTTATTTGTTGGGACAACGTGGCGCGGCCTCTTTGAACCAATACTTTGGGATGCAACAAATGTTGCCAGAATTGGAAGGTAAGACGGTTGTCTATGTTATATCTCCTCAGTGGTTTACCAAGAAAGGCTATGACTCTAGTGCCTTTCAGCAGTATTTTAATAGCGACCAGTTGACGAGTTTTTTGAGCCAGCAAGCAGGAGATGAGGCGGCGCAACATGCGGCTGAACGCATCTTGCAGCTCTATCCCAATGTGACGATGGCAGATATTGTCAAAAAAGTAGTACAAAAAGAGACCTTATCGTCTTCAGAAAAACAGTTTATTAGTTTGATGGCACGCTTTCATAAACGTCAAGATTATTTCTTTAGTAGTTTAACTTCTGAAAATACTGGGAATTTTGAGCAAAAAGTGCTACCAGAGCTTAACCAACTGCCAGATCAATTTTCTTATGAAGAGTTGGAAAAGGTTGCCATTCAAGAGGCAAGAGGATGCACCAAGTCTAATGACTTAGGGATTGATGATCGTTTTTATAAACATCGATTAAAAAAAGATATCAAGAAATTAAAAGGATCACAAAAAAAATTATCCTATATCCAATCGCCAGAATACAATGACTTGCAGCTGGTCTTGCAACTCTTTGCTCAATCAAAAATGAAGGTCCTCTTTGTCATTCCGCCGGTCAATGAAAAGTGGATGGCTTACACGGGACTGCGTGAGGAGATGTACCAACAGACGGTTGCAAAAATCAAGTACCAACTGGAGAGTCAGGGGTTTACGAATATTGCTGATTTTTCAACAGATGGAGGAAAAACCTATTTCATGGAAGATACCATTCACATAGGTTGGCTTGGTTGGTTAGAATTTGACAAGGTAGTGGATCCTTTTATTACAAGTTCTGAACCTGCTCCCAGCTATCAGCTGAATCCAGCCTTCTTCAGTAAAGAATGGGCAGATTATGATGGAGATGTGACGAACTTTTCGACAAAATAA
- a CDS encoding SLC13 family permease — protein MTLQMILALSILVLMIVMIMSDKFAFGAPPIFACLLLVATGLSTVQEAFAGFINPSVVMVAGFMVVMAALMKTSFIAKVQTTMTSLVNKGGYKSYILLLVVVMLGASLAGMGSTGYYVLILSLVSTIPYNKNLPTSKLMMPLGFATNHPIVPINVALTYGLTVGVLETAGFLEGVPMVRFAIVHFILSLAFLAWSIIAYKLLPDHEITDTDESISGPEIAVTMMNPIQEKITIVMFVISVVGMMLMNQLGNLAYVIPGLAAAVILFVGALDFRSVRDNMGAPVILMMAGVIGVADALGNTGFTALVGDWVANAIGTSLPPFLLILLFVFLTSTSATFTGSNMGSVFIFAPIAIATCMSLGLSPLAAAVAVTISGWNGGYMPVDGMPAMILGMGNYKLPEFWKYSVPMYLIRIIALTAGSVIMFPL, from the coding sequence ATGACATTACAAATGATTCTTGCTCTCAGTATTTTGGTGTTGATGATTGTCATGATTATGTCTGACAAGTTTGCATTTGGAGCTCCGCCAATTTTTGCCTGCTTGCTATTGGTTGCGACAGGACTATCTACTGTTCAAGAAGCCTTTGCTGGTTTTATAAATCCTAGCGTTGTTATGGTTGCAGGGTTTATGGTAGTAATGGCAGCGTTGATGAAAACAAGTTTCATTGCTAAAGTGCAGACAACGATGACTAGCTTAGTAAATAAGGGTGGATATAAGAGTTATATTCTACTGCTCGTTGTTGTTATGCTTGGAGCGAGTCTAGCTGGTATGGGGTCGACAGGCTACTATGTTTTGATTCTATCTTTAGTATCAACAATTCCTTACAATAAGAATTTACCCACTTCTAAGTTGATGATGCCTCTTGGATTTGCGACTAACCATCCAATCGTGCCAATCAATGTAGCACTAACATATGGTCTGACAGTAGGTGTCCTTGAAACAGCAGGCTTTTTAGAAGGTGTTCCAATGGTGAGATTTGCGATTGTTCATTTTATTCTGTCGCTTGCTTTCCTAGCTTGGAGTATTATTGCTTACAAATTATTACCAGACCACGAGATTACTGACACAGACGAATCTATTAGTGGTCCAGAAATTGCTGTAACAATGATGAACCCAATTCAAGAAAAAATTACAATTGTAATGTTTGTTATCAGCGTTGTTGGTATGATGTTAATGAATCAATTAGGGAATTTGGCATATGTAATCCCTGGTCTTGCTGCTGCTGTTATTTTATTTGTAGGTGCATTGGATTTTCGTTCCGTACGAGATAATATGGGAGCACCTGTTATTCTGATGATGGCTGGAGTTATAGGTGTAGCAGATGCTTTAGGAAACACTGGTTTTACTGCTTTGGTTGGAGATTGGGTAGCGAATGCGATTGGTACAAGTCTCCCTCCGTTTCTTCTTATCTTGTTGTTTGTTTTCTTGACTAGTACAAGTGCTACCTTTACAGGTTCAAACATGGGGTCAGTATTTATCTTTGCTCCTATTGCTATTGCGACCTGTATGAGTCTTGGGCTCAGCCCTCTTGCCGCTGCTGTAGCGGTTACTATTTCAGGTTGGAATGGTGGTTATATGCCAGTTGATGGTATGCCAGCTATGATTCTAGGTATGGGAAATTATAAACTGCCTGAATTTTGGAAGTACTCGGTTCCAATGTATTTAATCCGAATTATTGCCCTTACCGCTGGCTCAGTAATCATGTTTCCACTTTAA
- a CDS encoding GFA family protein, giving the protein MIKGSCLCGKVSYEATELTAPIVFCHCSFCRKASSTAFSTNALVDLASFQLLSGQEALVTYESSPGKIRYYCKHCHSQIYHTKTDVPGQLTLKLGTIDRCDQDLDKLERKHIHHEQRLPWLADDSKHT; this is encoded by the coding sequence ATGATTAAAGGTTCGTGTCTGTGTGGGAAAGTGAGTTATGAGGCGACAGAATTGACCGCTCCCATCGTGTTTTGCCATTGTTCCTTTTGTAGGAAGGCTTCTTCTACAGCCTTTTCGACTAATGCTTTGGTAGATTTGGCTAGTTTTCAACTGCTATCTGGCCAAGAAGCACTGGTAACCTACGAATCCTCACCAGGGAAGATTCGTTATTATTGCAAGCATTGCCATAGCCAAATCTATCACACAAAAACAGACGTGCCAGGCCAGCTGACCTTGAAGTTGGGAACGATTGATAGGTGTGACCAAGATTTAGATAAGTTGGAGCGCAAGCATATCCATCATGAGCAAAGGTTGCCCTGGTTGGCGGATGATAGCAAGCATACCTAA
- a CDS encoding TIGR00730 family Rossman fold protein produces MNITVYCGASLGENPSYQEGTIALGKWIAESGHTLVYGGGNTGLMGLIADTVLAHGGQVIGIIPEFLKDRELAHPHLSELRTVETMSERKLALIQEADAFIALPGGPGTLEEISEVISWARIGKNDKPCILFTIAGYYQALEQFFDNMVSAGFLTLEDREKTLFSDDLEQIEHFIASYQPPAAREYRNKT; encoded by the coding sequence ATGAATATAACCGTTTACTGTGGAGCAAGTTTAGGAGAAAATCCAAGCTATCAAGAAGGAACGATTGCCCTTGGCAAATGGATTGCAGAAAGTGGCCATACGTTGGTCTACGGCGGTGGCAATACTGGACTCATGGGCTTGATTGCAGATACGGTCCTAGCACACGGTGGGCAAGTCATTGGTATCATTCCAGAATTTCTCAAAGATCGTGAACTCGCCCATCCTCATCTCTCAGAACTACGGACAGTTGAAACCATGTCTGAACGTAAATTGGCCTTGATACAAGAGGCGGACGCGTTTATCGCACTGCCTGGTGGCCCTGGTACTTTAGAAGAAATCAGCGAAGTTATCTCATGGGCAAGGATTGGAAAAAACGACAAACCCTGCATCCTCTTTACTATTGCAGGCTACTATCAGGCCTTGGAACAATTCTTTGATAACATGGTTAGCGCAGGATTTTTGACATTAGAAGATCGAGAAAAAACACTCTTCTCAGATGATTTAGAACAAATCGAACACTTTATTGCAAGCTATCAACCACCGGCAGCGCGTGAGTATCGGAACAAGACTTAA
- a CDS encoding four-carbon acid sugar kinase family protein: MVRLLVLADDFTGALDTGVQFSNLGVTTQVTTDIQIDLEQVDVDVLVIDTESRHLSFEASYQVVTRIATRVKELEIPYFYKKVDSALRGNISSEIQAILDVYTDRTIAFVPAYPAIGRTVSSGCLYIDGIPVSESIFADDPYEPVIESNIRKRLQIEANIHATLFTGRNSQLGSRLIIFDAKTEEDMSEIGLKLAKFKQLSVTVGCAGFAKVLAETIFETNERPNVSLTKPLVVICGSVNQVTQNQVLFAQQKGFKRYSLVREQLLNDDYWTTSKGISDISGYLRELEADKLAIFETFGAVNTFYDTDKAADIRFKIGQSLGQLTERLLENGVERTFLFTGGDTLYQSMQVLGISHVIPLIEISPGIVLSELVWKECRVPVITKSGGFGYKELFVDIVETVQVEKEKRC, from the coding sequence ATGGTAAGGTTATTGGTTTTAGCCGATGATTTTACAGGGGCCCTAGATACAGGAGTTCAGTTTTCGAACTTGGGTGTTACGACCCAAGTGACTACAGACATTCAAATTGATTTAGAACAGGTTGATGTAGATGTATTAGTTATTGATACTGAAAGCCGTCATTTATCATTTGAGGCTTCCTATCAGGTGGTTACAAGAATTGCTACTAGAGTAAAAGAACTAGAGATTCCGTACTTCTATAAGAAAGTTGATTCGGCATTGCGTGGGAATATTAGCAGCGAAATTCAAGCAATTTTAGATGTTTATACAGATAGAACAATTGCGTTTGTTCCAGCATATCCGGCTATTGGTAGAACTGTTTCATCTGGTTGTTTATACATTGATGGAATTCCAGTTTCTGAGAGCATTTTTGCTGATGATCCGTATGAGCCAGTGATTGAAAGTAATATCAGAAAACGACTGCAAATAGAGGCTAATATTCACGCTACATTATTTACTGGTAGAAATAGTCAACTTGGAAGTCGGTTAATCATTTTTGATGCGAAAACTGAAGAAGATATGTCTGAAATTGGCCTAAAATTAGCCAAATTCAAGCAATTATCCGTCACGGTAGGCTGTGCCGGTTTTGCTAAAGTATTGGCGGAGACTATTTTTGAAACGAATGAAAGACCAAATGTGTCTCTAACAAAGCCACTAGTTGTGATATGTGGGTCGGTTAATCAGGTTACACAAAATCAAGTACTATTTGCCCAGCAAAAGGGATTCAAGCGATATTCCCTAGTTCGTGAACAATTATTAAATGATGATTATTGGACTACATCTAAGGGTATATCAGATATTAGCGGTTATCTGCGAGAACTAGAAGCAGATAAGCTGGCTATATTTGAAACATTTGGCGCAGTAAATACCTTTTATGATACTGATAAAGCCGCTGATATAAGATTTAAAATAGGGCAGTCTTTGGGTCAGTTAACGGAGAGGTTGTTGGAGAATGGAGTAGAGAGAACTTTTCTATTTACAGGAGGAGATACGCTTTACCAGTCAATGCAAGTGCTGGGAATATCACACGTTATTCCGCTTATAGAAATTAGTCCAGGTATCGTTTTATCTGAGTTGGTCTGGAAGGAATGTAGGGTTCCTGTCATCACTAAGTCTGGTGGATTTGGTTATAAAGAATTATTTGTAGATATTGTCGAGACAGTTCAAGTCGAGAAGGAGAAAAGATGTTAG
- the dltB gene encoding D-alanyl-lipoteichoic acid biosynthesis protein DltB — MMGFVNQLPHLEPYGDPQYFVYLIAAVLPIFIGLFFKKRFAWYEGGVSLAFIVLMLTGTSLAQLVALLFYVMWQTSWVFSYKWYRAKKDNKWVFYLHTALAVFPLFMVKVTPAISGHQSLFGFLGISYLTFRSVGMIIELRDGVLTEFTLWQFLRFLLFMPTFSSGPIDRFKRFEADYTAIPDKDELLDMLEVAVRYIMLGFLYKFILAHIFGSMILPPLKQYALSQGGWFNLPTLGVMYAFGLDLFFDFAGYSMFAIAMSHLMGIKSPRNFDKPFLSRDLKEFWNRWHISLSFWFRDFVFMRLVMVLMRNKVFKNRNTTSSVAYLLNMLVMGFWHGVTWYYIAYGLFHGLGLVVNDAWLRKKKTLNKERKKAGLAPLPENRLLQALGIVVTFHVVMLSFLIFSGFLNDLWFKK; from the coding sequence ATGATGGGCTTTGTCAACCAACTTCCGCATTTGGAACCTTACGGAGATCCGCAGTATTTTGTCTATCTGATTGCTGCGGTCTTGCCTATCTTTATCGGTCTCTTTTTTAAGAAGCGTTTTGCCTGGTATGAAGGGGGGGTCAGTCTAGCCTTTATCGTCTTGATGTTGACAGGGACGAGCCTAGCTCAACTTGTTGCCCTCTTGTTTTATGTTATGTGGCAAACTAGCTGGGTTTTCAGCTACAAATGGTATCGAGCGAAAAAAGATAACAAATGGGTTTTTTATCTTCATACGGCACTCGCTGTTTTTCCACTGTTTATGGTTAAGGTAACTCCAGCGATTTCAGGGCACCAATCGCTCTTTGGTTTCTTGGGAATTTCCTACCTGACCTTCCGATCAGTCGGGATGATCATTGAATTGCGAGATGGGGTATTGACAGAATTTACGCTGTGGCAATTCTTACGCTTTTTGCTCTTTATGCCAACCTTCTCAAGTGGGCCGATTGACCGTTTCAAGCGGTTTGAAGCGGATTATACTGCAATTCCAGACAAGGATGAGTTACTGGACATGCTAGAAGTTGCAGTGCGTTACATCATGCTTGGTTTTTTATACAAATTCATTTTAGCCCACATTTTTGGGTCCATGATTTTGCCACCGCTCAAGCAGTATGCCCTATCCCAAGGTGGCTGGTTTAACCTACCGACCTTAGGGGTCATGTATGCCTTTGGTCTTGACTTATTTTTTGACTTTGCAGGCTACTCTATGTTTGCTATTGCAATGTCTCATCTCATGGGGATTAAAAGTCCGAGAAACTTTGACAAGCCCTTTCTCTCTCGTGACCTCAAGGAATTTTGGAATCGCTGGCATATAAGCTTATCCTTTTGGTTCCGTGATTTTGTCTTTATGCGGTTGGTCATGGTTCTCATGCGCAATAAGGTTTTTAAAAATCGAAATACAACCTCAAGCGTGGCTTACTTGCTCAATATGCTAGTCATGGGCTTCTGGCATGGAGTGACCTGGTATTATATCGCTTATGGCCTTTTTCATGGTCTTGGTCTAGTAGTCAATGATGCTTGGCTTCGAAAGAAAAAAACGCTCAATAAAGAACGCAAAAAAGCAGGGCTTGCCCCTCTCCCAGAAAATCGCTTGCTTCAAGCCTTAGGGATTGTGGTGACCTTTCACGTTGTCATGTTGTCATTTTTAATCTTTTCTGGATTTTTAAATGACCTGTGGTTTAAGAAATAA
- a CDS encoding MazG nucleotide pyrophosphohydrolase domain-containing protein gives MDIRNYQDWVSRFYKERGWYAYNPFIRANFLCEEVGELAQAIRKMEIGRDRPDEPISNQKENLLHIREELGDVLDNLFIIADIYQISLEGIMTSHKEKLEERFKGQ, from the coding sequence ATGGACATTCGTAACTACCAAGATTGGGTCAGTCGTTTTTACAAAGAGCGTGGTTGGTATGCCTACAATCCTTTTATTCGGGCTAATTTTCTCTGTGAAGAGGTAGGAGAGCTAGCACAGGCGATTCGGAAAATGGAGATTGGACGGGATCGCCCCGATGAACCCATTAGCAACCAGAAAGAAAATCTCCTCCACATCCGTGAGGAACTAGGCGATGTCTTAGATAATCTGTTTATTATCGCAGATATCTACCAGATTTCGCTTGAGGGCATCATGACAAGCCATAAGGAAAAGTTAGAAGAAAGGTTTAAAGGACAATGA
- a CDS encoding S41 family peptidase produces the protein MKKREIFDQVVKIMRTDSATKKDIIGADPEMYRQKISDDMSEEEFLYHMHCYLASFGILSHVSFFKKNRKALAVRLKRQGDMLYVVEADPATNLQKGDKIIALDGCDISTLYQEHRAYFTSPTEERQAQEWKYFVHKADRLTVIRANRKEEIQLQEVEQATEDSFEVKQLQPDLVYLKMENFWNEEKIGALYQEAAPLLEQATYLIIDVRVNHGGSDSLYFPLIKYALPEGTSLAEIDLSGSGMEVLYTERNVDLRLALFQEDLKDEHLSEESRQFLLEFIDELQTNRGKGYVVHKEDDSDREYFAGIVGTAKSEKIFVLSDVECGSSGDNFVQIMKELPKVMVLGRPTMGILDYSNCCFVDFDDYQFMFPTSRDLDLDLGKGMTDKGVEPDVFVPWTPEHLERDVDLEECLNLCVT, from the coding sequence ATGAAAAAAAGAGAAATTTTTGACCAAGTGGTCAAGATAATGCGGACTGATTCAGCGACTAAAAAGGATATCATTGGGGCAGATCCAGAAATGTATCGTCAGAAGATATCAGACGACATGTCAGAAGAGGAGTTTCTGTATCACATGCATTGTTACCTTGCAAGTTTTGGCATTCTTTCCCATGTGTCCTTCTTCAAGAAGAATCGCAAAGCACTCGCAGTTCGTCTTAAGCGCCAAGGAGATATGCTCTATGTAGTGGAAGCAGATCCTGCGACCAATCTTCAAAAAGGAGATAAGATTATTGCACTTGACGGTTGCGATATTTCAACTCTGTACCAAGAACATCGAGCCTATTTTACGAGTCCTACTGAGGAACGCCAAGCACAGGAATGGAAATATTTTGTCCATAAGGCTGACAGACTCACAGTAATAAGGGCAAATCGGAAAGAGGAGATTCAACTGCAAGAAGTGGAGCAGGCGACGGAAGACAGTTTTGAAGTGAAGCAGTTACAGCCTGATCTTGTCTACCTTAAAATGGAGAATTTTTGGAATGAGGAAAAAATAGGAGCCCTTTACCAAGAAGCAGCTCCCTTACTAGAACAAGCTACCTACCTCATCATTGATGTCCGTGTCAATCATGGAGGCTCAGATTCTCTCTACTTCCCCTTAATCAAATACGCTTTACCAGAAGGGACCAGTCTTGCAGAAATTGATTTATCAGGATCAGGTATGGAAGTTCTCTACACAGAGAGAAATGTTGATTTGCGTTTAGCTCTATTTCAAGAAGATTTGAAAGATGAGCATTTATCAGAAGAAAGTCGCCAGTTCTTGCTGGAGTTTATTGACGAATTACAGACTAATCGTGGCAAGGGTTATGTTGTTCATAAGGAGGATGACTCCGATAGAGAGTATTTTGCTGGGATTGTAGGTACTGCTAAGTCAGAGAAAATTTTTGTATTATCAGATGTAGAGTGTGGTTCCTCTGGAGATAATTTTGTTCAGATAATGAAAGAGTTGCCTAAGGTGATGGTACTTGGTAGACCGACTATGGGTATTTTGGATTACTCTAATTGCTGCTTCGTAGATTTTGATGACTACCAATTCATGTTTCCAACCTCACGTGATCTTGATCTTGATTTGGGAAAAGGCATGACAGATAAGGGGGTAGAACCAGATGTATTCGTTCCCTGGACTCCTGAACACTTAGAGCGTGATGTGGACTTGGAAGAATGTTTGAACTTGTGTGTAACATAA